The Candidatus Rokuibacteriota bacterium genome contains a region encoding:
- a CDS encoding prepilin-type N-terminal cleavage/methylation domain-containing protein, with amino-acid sequence MLRKLRPRDQRGFTLIELMIVVAIIGILAAIAIPLYANMQARARVGKAQADVRSLAGAVQAYSAHTGSMPDAPGMTALTASASDNAGISAGPWMNAIPAVPSGWSAYVLTTAASGTFSISASGDGATAKAP; translated from the coding sequence ATGTTGCGAAAGTTGAGACCCCGTGACCAGCGCGGCTTTACCCTCATCGAGCTGATGATCGTCGTCGCGATCATCGGCATCCTGGCGGCCATCGCCATCCCGCTCTACGCGAACATGCAGGCCCGGGCGCGGGTGGGCAAGGCCCAGGCGGACGTGCGGAGCCTCGCCGGCGCCGTACAGGCGTACTCCGCCCATACGGGCAGCATGCCAGACGCTCCCGGCATGACAGCTCTCACCGCGAGCGCATCGGACAACGCCGGGATTTCGGCCGGTCCGTGGATGAACGCGATCCCGGCGGTGCCCTCGGGCTGGTCCGCCTACGTGTTGACGACGGCGGCCAGTGGGACTTTCTCCATTAGTGCATCAGGCGACGGTGCCACCGCAAAGGCTCCGTAG